From Brassica oleracea var. oleracea cultivar TO1000 chromosome C3, BOL, whole genome shotgun sequence, a single genomic window includes:
- the LOC106331876 gene encoding uncharacterized protein Mb2253c-like, whose product MARREDRSHPKPRDSCTIEFDGASRGNPGRSGAGAVLRAPDNTVLFRSREGLGSATNNVAEYRALNLGLETALNNGFRNVRVQGDSQLVCKQVQGEWATRHPKMAELCGQAHELMSQFDSCDIQHVPREFNSEADAQASRATNLAEGEYQEDIAGRGYGRRGY is encoded by the exons ATGGCTCGTCGTGAG GATCGTTCTCATCCCAAGCCTCGGGACTCATGTACCATCGAGTTTGACGGTGCTTCCAGAGGAAACCCTGGAAGATCTGGTGCAGGAGCCGTTCTCCGTGCTCCAGATAATACTGTGCTCTTCCGTTCTCGCGAGGGTTTAGGCTCTGCTACAAACAACGTAGCTGAGTATCGAGCTCTCAATCTTGGCCTCGAGACGGCTCTTAACAACGGCTTTAGAAATGTGCGCGTCCAGGGTGATTCACAGCTTGTTTGTAAGCAG GTTCAAGGTGAATGGGCAACCCGACACCCGAAAATGGCTGAGCTTTGTGGACAAGCACATGAGCTTATGAGTCAGTTTGACTCGTGTGATATTCAACACGTTCCCAGG GAATTCAATTCAGAGGCTGATGCTCAAGCTAGCCGTGCGACCAATCTGGCAG AGGGTGAATATCAAGAAGATATTGCAGGCCGCGGCTATGGAAGAAGGGGATACTAA